The Salvia splendens isolate huo1 chromosome 21, SspV2, whole genome shotgun sequence genome includes a window with the following:
- the LOC121784369 gene encoding rhamnogalacturonate lyase B-like: MPIANDRKRGRTLDFKEAVVLENPGNLALQGEVDDKYQYSCNTKDNRVHGWISSESKMLKEIKKWSYDFPASTDYVHAAQRGTITGRLLVRDNYLNRGKIIPAKSTYVGLAAPGYAGSWKRESKGYQFWTRTDETSSFTITSVRAGKYNLYAWVPTVLGDFKHEFNIVIKQGSKVELGDIVYTPPRNGSTLWEIGIADRTAAEFYIPDLDPTLVNKLFINHTDKYRQYGLWERYAHLYPDQDLTYIVGKSDYRKHLFFAHVNRKVKRGYKPTTWKIIFDTTNLTRGANYTLRLALASAQCANIQVWINDDPNGNLSHFETGRIVKDNAIARHGIHGLYWLYSIKVDGFNLVHGTNTIYLKQSLQFGAFNSVLYDYIRLKPTY; the protein is encoded by the exons ATGCCTATTGCCAATGACAGGAAAAGGGGTCGTACCCTTGATTTCAAGGAAGCTGTGGTATTGGAAAATCCTGGCAATCTAGCCCTCCAAGGTGAGGTGGATGACAAGTATCAATACTCGTGCAACACAAAGGATAACCGAGTACATGGATGGATTAGCTCGGAATCAAAG ATGCTGAAAGAAATCAAGAAATGGTCGTATGATTTCCCAGCTTCAACTGATTATGTTCACGCGGCTCAGCGTGGTACTATCACAGGCCGGTTGCTTGTACGCGACAACTACCTCAATCGAGGTAAAATCATCCCAGCTAAGTCTACATATGTTGGACTAGCTGCACCTGGATATGCTGGATCATGGAAACGTGAATCTAAG GGCTATCAATTCTGGACACGAACTGATGAAACTAGTTCGTTCACCATAACAAGCGTTCGAGCAGGCAAGTACAACTTGTATGCTTGGGTACCAACTGTACTCGGGGACTTCAAACATGAATTCAACATTGTAATCAAACAAGGAAGCAAAGTTGAACTTGGCGACATTGTGTACACTCCTCCAAGAAATGGGTCGACACTGTGGGAGATCGGAATTGCTGATCGTACCGCAGCTGAGTTCTACATTCCTGATCTAGACCCTACCCTAGTAAACAAACTATTCATCAACCACACTGACAA ATATAGACAATATGGCTTATGGGAGAGATACGCACACTTGTATCCTGATCAAGATCTCACTTACATTGTTGGAAAGAGCGACTATCGCAAACACTTGTTTTTCGCCCATGTAAACAG AAAGGTAAAGAGAGGCTATAAACCAACCACATGGAAGATAATATTCGACACAACGAATTTGACGAGGGGAGCAAATTACACACTGAGGCTGGCATTAGCTTCTGCTCAATGTGCTAACATACAA GTATGGATCAACGACGATCCAAATGGTAATCTCTCTCACTTTGAGACTGGAAGAATTGTGAAAGATAACGCGATAGCGAGACATGGGATTCATGGGCTATACTGGTTGTATAGTATAAAGGTAGACGGATTTAATCTTGTGCATGGAACAAATACCATTTATCTCAAGCAGTCACTACAGTTTGGCGCTTTCAACAGTGTTTTATATGATTACATTCGCCTGAAGCCCACCTACTAG